In Channa argus isolate prfri chromosome 15, Channa argus male v1.0, whole genome shotgun sequence, the DNA window AACGATTGGCCaatgttaattacaaaaaaacatttattttgaaatattataatattatgtaATCTGactatttcaaacttttttctaacaaatatataaatgttagaAGATATTtgatttctgtcatgttttctgTCACCATTTCTGTTGTCTTCTAGGGACATTCATCACAGAGTGGACTGATGGAGCCACCATGTGTGAGTCCTTCCTGAAAGATGAGGAGTCGTACAGGGCAGTTGCTGATAAGCTGGTTCAGATCAGCTACTCTTATGGCTTTGATGGCTGGCTCATTAACATTGAGAACCCCCTAAGTGTAAGTCAAATACTTTTACAATGGCCCTAACCACAATACCAAGAATTTCTCATGCTGAATGTGGTATTACAAAGTATGTGAACTATTTGGAAGGGCCTGGTTTTCTAGATAGGTTAGTCATGAAGTGAGATCTGATCTTCATCTAAgccaaaagcaaagaaaaagacaacGAGACTCATGCAAGAGCCACTCATGTAAACAGGTCTGTTGTTTGCCGCcacagacaacaacaacagcaaacataATGCTAAATTAATATTCTGTGAAACTTTACTAAGCGTACAGTACAGAGGGGAAtgtattatgttatgttactaTCAAATCAAATGGCTGCACAACTCCTTGTTAACAGGTGTCACTAATACgtttgaaaaatacatttgaaatgagGAATTTCTGACAACTTTGTCCAGGTAAGAGAGTTTGATGTGAATCTGATGTGAAACAGTCAAATGAACAAGACTCACAGACAAAAGTAGAAGTGATTTAAGAAAAATGCTTAAACTAATAATACTCAACAAGTTCTATCTAAACAGAGCTCTACTCCTACATGTCCACTGTGAGGAACATTGGTCCAAACTTCCTCCTCACACAGATAGAACTTGTATGAGGTTATTTCTGCACACGGAGGGCAAACCGCTTTTTCTTCCCCTTCATAGTATCCTCTGTTACAGTCAACAAACAGGCTGAGGGTGATGTGCTCTGCTTGCAGGAGGCGGCAGTGAAGAACACACCTTTGTTCCTCCGGTATCTGACCGACCAGATGCATGAGCGAGTCTCTGGCAGCATGATCCTGTGGTACGACAGTGTCATTGAGAGCGGACAGCTGAAATGGCAGAATGAACTCAACCAGTCCAACAAGTagagacatttttcttttgtgaaaacattttgcaaacattaaaattaGTCACAAAACGCAATATAAATGGTAAACCATTACATTTAGTTAATAATAACAGGCCCATTTTGTAGACTAGTTTTTTTAGTTCATAAATTTGTTAATAACTTACCTATGAAATACTTTATGTGAATGGCTCATATTAGGATGTATTTCGATGCCTGTGATGGTTTcttcaccaactacaactgGACTGAGCACAACCTGGAGTTGATGAGAGATTACAGTGAGATCCAAGGCCGCTGGGCTGACGTTTACGTCGGGGTGGACGTGTTTGCTCGAGGTGATGTTGTGGGAGGAAAGTTTGAAACTAATAAGGTACATACTGTGGATAATGTACGTCTGTTTGAGCATGAACTTTAATCCCTAGCACATCAATGCCACTAAGCTTCTTGTTCCTTTTGTCTGCAGTCCCTGGAGCTCATCAGAAAACACAACTTCTCTGCAGCCATCTTTGCTCCAGGCTGGGTGTACGAGACCCACGATGACAAGACCGAATTCTGCAAGAATCAGGACAAGTGAGATCAATGTGACATTTACAAACATGTTAACCATTACATGAGTACACAGATGGACAACAACTGTGTGCATGGTAGTTGGTGGAAGGAGAGAATCCCATTTTGTCTGAGATGTTCCCTAACGTCTTACAGGTTCTGGGCTCTACTATCAGACTATCTGTACATCCACCGGCCAACTTCATCTCTCCCCTTCATCTCCTCCTTCTGCCAGGGCTTTGGGAAGGCTATCTACTGCAGAGGAAAGGTACACAAGGAGTTGGGGAAATAGAACACTGTTTCTAAAAAGTTGGGCTGCTGTGTCCATGAGTAAGAATTTTCATAGTCGAACGTGAATCGTCACGTCCTctgtctattaaaaaaaaaaaaaaatgcgacactggttttacattttttcgcACCAAACAAAAGATCTAGTTAGGTTAgatgtaatataataattttggttgctttaattttgaaagcaatattttctcattattgCTTGATAAAGGATTTCAGCTGCTTAACAGTTCAGCTCCTATTTTATCACGTTTTTTGATTTATAATGCTCCTAAAGTTTTAGGTAGGTAACAAGTCTTGACTACAGGTAGGTTGGTTTTTACTACAGAGCCCTGCTGATCTAATATGTGCAGAAAGTGGTTGGACATAGTGTTCCTATAATAAACAAACCTTTCATGAAAAAGATGTTGCCTCGATGGCAACATACATCTAAAATCTGTATGTATCTTTCATCATTAATCAGGCCTTCTAAGATGTGTAAATTACCCAGGCTGTGTTCATTAATGCAGCCCCACACCATTGTAGCTGCTGAATTTTGACTTTGACATGTGCACTGATAACAAGTCAGATGCTAGTTGCAGTTGTCTACttcacctcagtccattttaaatgagctcaggctCTGAGTAGATGGTAGCGTTTTTGTATCTTGTTtctatatggttgtttctgtgCACGGTTCggttttaacttacatttgtggatgcgGAGACAAACTGTGTTTATTGAGAGTGTTGTCCAGGTGTACgtgcagtgatttccactacagaatCATGTTGTGTCCTGCTCTGCTACGTGATAGGCCTGATACGTCGCGTCATACtatttacaaacaaaatatgTCTATAATGATTTGCAAGTCACtgtattctctttttattaacaTAGTACacaatgtcccaacttttttgaaaatgagGTTGTGGATAAGACCACTACTGGAATGATATTTTAACGTGTACAATATTAGATAAAGTGCAGGTAGAAAAAGCCAAGAATGGTGCGACACAATGAAGTGaatacaaaaatactttttgttttcatttgccaTCATTTACATCAGTTACGTTTTCAACAGTCTACTTACAGTgcaattttattcacaatttgttaCAACTCTTAACTTTGGCTATACACAGCCCTACATGGATCTGGCATATTGCGCCCCTCTGACACACTTGATAAAAATGCttctctctgtgtatttgttCAGTTCTAGTGCTAATGAATATGTGACCACAGTGCTACAGTGTGAAGTTGTTCCATAAAACTAGTAGTATCATGTATAATTTGCTTGCTGGATTACTTGTTTCCATGCTTGCAGCATGAGACGAGGAGGAGCTGGTTCAACCTGACTGCCCAGGAGGTGCAACCGCTTTACTATCACAGAGAGTTGGAAGGTCAAGGCTGGTTGAGAAGCCGGGGCTGCACGGAGGATGCATGGAATGGTGGTTCCTCGCTGTTGCTGGAGGGGCTTCTCCCGGCCTCTGAAACATCACCAGTTTGTGCcaagtgtgtgtgatttctCTTCACCTTTTCACATTGTGGGAAAAAGGTGATCTTACCATTGCTCTGACTGTTTTGTACGTATCAGGATCTTCTCTCTCCATGTACCCCTGCTATCCAACACCCTGCTGGTCCTCGTCTATAAGGTTTCTGCTGGGACTACCGTCTCTGTGGAGCTGAAGACAACAGATGGTAGTACACACATGGACATTACAGATGACAAACGTGAGTTACAGTCCCCCCATTGTCCATAGCAACCTATCCTTTGAAGGGTGATTATGAGGTGCAGGAGGTTATAATGAGTTTGTATTAATTATTATGACATGTAAGGCTCTTACTGTGATGCATAATGTCTCCTGTGGTTCTGAAAGGTGGTTTGTCTCTCAGACTTAGGCTTTGGTTATTTGACTACAGAGTTAAAGGACAAACATGAAGGTAAATAGGctctaaatacaaataaatgtacagtggTGCCTGAATGGGTTATGACCCCCTCACCTTGGACTGTTATCCTGCCTCCCCTGTCttctttacacacatacacagcccCAGCCGGCCTCacactctttcacacacacctggTGTACCCACCTGATTTCGGTTTCAATCCTCCCTAGCCAGGTTGTCTTGGTGGGTTCCGCTGGCTGCCACACACACCCAAACCAGAAGAGGTCTCCCCTCCATGAGTTTAATGTTCAGTCAGTTATTTCCAAGTACGAACTCaacgtgtttgtttgtgtcttcagTTACCAGTGTTTCTCCTTCATTATTGCAAGAGGGGCACCCACTGCTGAGCCACTTCTCTCAGCTGTGTGAAAACTCAGATCCAGATGGCTGGTTGGTGAGGTAAGGCAAGTTGCCTACACACAAGACATAATGTGGGGAGCACATTAGCAGCAGTAGCTCCGAAGCTCTGTAAAAGTCTACACAGGAGGTGTTCAAGGAGCCGCACTGATTATATATCCCCTAGAAACACACCCATCCCAGTATCAAATCACACtggttacacacaaacacaggaaactggGCTTAATGCATACGGATGGATTACAATAAAAGCTTGTCTGTGTGAGACGGGGGACTAAACCCCTGAAACATTTAGTTAAATCCATGTTGCTTCTGTCCTCTACATATCACTGCCTGCAGATTTTGGCAGTTGGAGCTCGGTAGCTGTGCTCTGAGAGAAGTTTCTTT includes these proteins:
- the engase gene encoding cytosolic endo-beta-N-acetylglucosaminidase isoform X2; the protein is MALAVDANKNPLRRKREDGKDNEDVGVKRDKTEPTRLESCLDQPMDSDSIHEVIKYIASPLPAKHYDGDTTEPISCGLQTLDELLSWKLSEANLFNVAGVPLALREPPLASCPRRTLVSHDMMGGYLDDRFVQGTSSEAPYSFYHWQYIDIFNYFSHNLVTIPPAVWTNAAHKHGVTVIGTFITEWTDGATMCESFLKDEESYRAVADKLVQISYSYGFDGWLINIENPLSEAAVKNTPLFLRYLTDQMHERVSGSMILWYDSVIESGQLKWQNELNQSNKMYFDACDGFFTNYNWTEHNLELMRDYSEIQGRWADVYVGVDVFARGDVVGGKFETNKSLELIRKHNFSAAIFAPGWVYETHDDKTEFCKNQDKFWALLSDYLYIHRPTSSLPFISSFCQGFGKAIYCRGKHETRRSWFNLTAQEVQPLYYHRELEGQGWLRSRGCTEDAWNGGSSLLLEGLLPASETSPVCAKIFSLHVPLLSNTLLVLVYKVSAGTTVSVELKTTDGSTHMDITDDKLTSVSPSLLQEGHPLLSHFSQLCENSDPDGWLVRFWQLELGSCALREVSLSIQKNEELQGTPFSCRVGEIMLLDVANLQAPSDQVQGLCIYDVVWLRGASNSLDSSSPILHLNATLRWQYPTKLVRYFRVYWRHLRGPNPRIPSGQLVLVGRAYSDLFRVTELAVPEPPGLLELVVEPVIKNGFSVPESHWGRRTLSYSEDIKQ
- the engase gene encoding cytosolic endo-beta-N-acetylglucosaminidase isoform X1, with product MALAVDANKNPLRRKREDGKDNEDVGVKRDKTEPTRLESCLDQPMDSDSIHEVIKYIASPLPAKHYDGDTTEPISCGLQTLDELLSWKLSEANLFNVAGVPLALREPPLASCPRRTLVSHDMMGGYLDDRFVQGTSSEAPYSFYHWQYIDIFNYFSHNLVTIPPAVWTNAAHKHGVTVIGTFITEWTDGATMCESFLKDEESYRAVADKLVQISYSYGFDGWLINIENPLSEAAVKNTPLFLRYLTDQMHERVSGSMILWYDSVIESGQLKWQNELNQSNKMYFDACDGFFTNYNWTEHNLELMRDYSEIQGRWADVYVGVDVFARGDVVGGKFETNKSLELIRKHNFSAAIFAPGWVYETHDDKTEFCKNQDKFWALLSDYLYIHRPTSSLPFISSFCQGFGKAIYCRGKHETRRSWFNLTAQEVQPLYYHRELEGQGWLRSRGCTEDAWNGGSSLLLEGLLPASETSPVCAKIFSLHVPLLSNTLLVLVYKVSAGTTVSVELKTTDGSTHMDITDDKHLGFGYLTTELKDKHEVTSVSPSLLQEGHPLLSHFSQLCENSDPDGWLVRFWQLELGSCALREVSLSIQKNEELQGTPFSCRVGEIMLLDVANLQAPSDQVQGLCIYDVVWLRGASNSLDSSSPILHLNATLRWQYPTKLVRYFRVYWRHLRGPNPRIPSGQLVLVGRAYSDLFRVTELAVPEPPGLLELVVEPVIKNGFSVPESHWGRRTLSYSEDIKQ